The DNA segment ATCATACGTATCACCATCCGCGGGATTCGCATAGCTGGGTTCGTTTTCATAAAGTTGTTCGGCGGTGGTGATGTTGGGGTACTTTTCCTCCACACTTCCATCCACTGTACTGGTTCAGCGTAAACAGAACAAAGTCGGGTTGTGGTTTATGGGGAGTGGGGCTAGGTCAACGTCTGTTAACGTGGCCACGGTTTGGATTTTTCGCATCGAGTTAAAGTGAGCGGGGAGGGCGCCAGCGCGCCGCTTCTCACTTTAACCCTGGGTCGGCGCTCAGGTTGCGTCCCCGCAGAGCCTTATCCTCCGCCCAGGCATTGGTGATCTTACGTCGCTGATCGGGCCACGGCAAGCCACGACGAGCCTGACTTCATGCCGGGCCAGCCTTAGGCCGCCGCCAACCGCCGTTGCCGCCTCCCTTCCCGCGCGGCTTCGAGCTTGGCGTCGCGTGCGGCGACGATTTCCACTTCCCGCCCGGCCAGCTTGTCCGCCGGCGCGATGTACCCCAGCGCGCTATGCAACCGGACCTCGTTGTAATACGCGACGAACTTGGCCAAGGCCTGGCGGACCGCCGCGACATTGGCGAAACAACCGGCCCGCAGGCAGGTTCCCTTCACGGTCCGGTGGTAGCGTTCCAGCTTGCCGTTGCTTTGCGGATAAAAAGGGCTGGTCCGCACATGCGTCATGCCGCTGACCCGAATAAACTCCTTAAAATCCCGCGCGATGAACTGCGGGCCGTTGTCGCTGATGATCCGCGGCGTCGCGGTCGGATACTTCTCCCGCGCGCGTTGCAGGATCGTCTCGACCTCGTGTTCCCGCATGGTTTCCCGCAGTTCCCAATGCACAATCGCGCGGCTGTAACCGTCCAGGACCGTGCACAGGAAGTAAAACGTCCCGCCCACGTTGACGTAGGCGATGTCGATGTGCCAGTGCTCTTGGGCGGCCAGCGGTTGCTCAAATCCGGTCCCTTTTTTCGAGGGTTTTTGCCATTTGCGGTCCAACCGCCCGGCTTGCTTGAGGACGCGATAGACACTGGCGGGGCTGACCGCCGCGACATTTTGGTCGAGCATCATG comes from the Pirellulales bacterium genome and includes:
- a CDS encoding IS3 family transposase; its protein translation is QAGQKRRGHRRTLAGPRAVKKRTWGALKGVWVPHDTRDQVVDYVHHWHERTELPVGRFVSWLGVAKSKFYTWRERYGKANEHNGRIPRDHWLAPGEKAAILDFHDRHPLEGYRRLAFMMLDQNVAAVSPASVYRVLKQAGRLDRKWQKPSKKGTGFEQPLAAQEHWHIDIAYVNVGGTFYFLCTVLDGYSRAIVHWELRETMREHEVETILQRAREKYPTATPRIISDNGPQFIARDFKEFIRVSGMTHVRTSPFYPQSNGKLERYHRTVKGTCLRAGCFANVAAVRQALAKFVAYYNEVRLHSALGYIAPADKLAGREVEIVAARDAKLEAAREGRRQRRLAAA